In Drosophila teissieri strain GT53w chromosome 2R, Prin_Dtei_1.1, whole genome shotgun sequence, the following proteins share a genomic window:
- the LOC122612206 gene encoding zinc finger FYVE domain-containing protein 9 — MDLVDIDQVLDNLELRIAADEQLSRNAAAAAAAANPGRFLGDGASASNSGVAVAPGVSGAVGVTPSSVGAPASGKSFVGVSQVFNSLDDYRENVKSLQVDAQLPSYDWQTEAEHEDDIHKFSEQASKNNGQAIVSSSESLTTSSCSTFSSGPSPVSNGSHSEELATPPENKKPSEVQVVAKEPEQQPEQVKDEVQNEDEAIPEPTKSKQTVEELAVGLSSVSITASVTESQSLLPEEVTASSVLGQVLEELSEESSPSREPETEMTNGIDVPLPIVQAAVAEVPAAKEKEQPVQREEEDVEQPQEQHPRRSQPLTFCSTMDEISDTELDSMLQEMDADDNQEREQQMPEDEKSASASPVTEEESVRILSDEQETTSNDQMNVDNFSQASTVEFADLKQPESTPVTAMGEDVASSFSSTESDSLSGRKLDGEEELEAELDREQEDASLATDALETQEQRPQRPQTLNLNGCQPESSTPSQDENPEIQQGDTQPAEVSEGAAGANVISGEDDEDSPIYEAVGYSDPHANLGKVPPIWVPDNMAGQCMQCQQKFTMIKRRHHCRACGKVLCSVCCSQRFRLEFATEPESRVCVQCYMILSERQANGSNSVTAPGSALPPTPMRSPNPNNPMEYCSTIPPHRQVASSPGAPPPSVIVPVGVLKKTDGSSPNSSSSDGQKGVRKRKSVMFSDGIAPGSELASTMEQQWGESKQARRGLSRSGSGAGQKPPTPATEEPPRSIDTSSTLGLVAQLFRGSIPPSAAAATLSATESSAGRSSSQSQAQTSPRRKAEATRNRKLPPNGDSQGCYLPAEENGLPPICISSKEGGDVDYKVVRNDGSLLDRLQNETLKFIIKNNFFVLVKIVNMSCCMNRWVLNFTTSGLHHMGSDELIILLEIKQPKQEEYVKGDVAIPKDLFQHLYEIYVEVEHARSGTHELAFTSPRNANFLGSREHGGFIFIRPTYQCLQGVIVPDNPYLVGVLIHRHEVPWAKVLPLRLILRLGAQYRYYPCPLISVRGRESVYGEIAQTIINFLVDFRNYSYSLPAIRGLYIHMEDRQTTVIIPKYRQQEVIKAINHASDHILAFAGNFSKVADGHLVCMQNINDDRSEMYSYSTQAINIQGQPRKITGASFFVLNEALKSSSGLSGKCSIVEDGLMVQIMPAKMEEVRQALRNQKDIDIVCGPIDATDDQSEIVSIKWVDNNRDINVGVKSPIDDQPMDGISNMRVLKWASFNFSNTNYSIRLSDIYIIKCEDWYATNGGNYEDITRIAEQLARSASMGLLPLLDLLAAAGINKLGLRVTLDQDNVGYEAGARGAKLPPLYMNALDNHLIATLHGESSGIQDPIILELIFYILNA, encoded by the exons ATGGACTTGGTGGACATTGATCAGGTTTTGGACAATCTGGAACTGCGCATAGCCGCCGATGAGCAGCTGAGTagaaatgcagcagcagcagctgccgctgcaAATCCTGGCCGTTTTCTGGGCGACGGAGCAAGTGCATCCAATAGtggagtggcagtggctcCAGGAGTATCGGGAGCTGTTGGAGTAACACCATCGTCCGTGGGAGCACCGGCGTCTGGAAAATCCTTTGTGGGCGTCTCCCAGGTGTTCAATAGCCTGGATGACTATAGGGAAAATGTGAAGTCCTTGCAGGTGGATGCCCAATTACCCAGCTACGACTGGCAAACGGAGGCGGAACACGAAGACGACATCCACAAGTTCAGCGAACAGGCGTCCAAAAATAACGGCCAAGCGATTGTATCGTCCTCCGAATCCTTGACCACCTCATCCTGTTCCACCTTCTCGTCGGGTCCGTCGCCCGTGAGCAACGGCAGTCACTCGGAGGAGCTAGCAACGCCCCCCGAAAACAAGAAACCAAGTGAGGTTCAGGTGGTGGCAAAGGAACCGGAACAACAGCCGGAACAGGTCAAGGATGAGGTTCAGAATGAAGATGAGGCGATTCCAGAGCCTACGAAATCCAAGCAAACTGTCGAGGAGTTAGCCGTGGGATTGTCATCTGTCTCCATTACTGCATCCGTCACAGAATCGCAATCTCTATTGCCGGAGGAGGTCACCGCATCTTCCGTTCTCGGCCAGGTCCTCGAGGAGCTCTCGGAGGAATCGTCCCCCAGTAGAGAACCCGAAACCGAAATGACCAACGGCATAGATGTTCCATTACCCATTGTA CAAGCAGCTGTGGCGGAAGTTCCGGCCGCAAAAGAGAAAGAGCAGCCAGTACAAAGGGAGGAAGAGGATGTGGAGCAGCCACAGGAGCAGCATCCCAGGCGGAGCCAACCGTTGACCTTCTGCTCCACCATGGACGAGATCTCCGACACAGAGCTGGACAGCATGCTGCAAGAGATGGACGCAGATGACAACCAGGAGAGGGAACAGCAGATGCCCGAGGATGAGAAATCCGCCTCCGCTTCGCCAGTGACCGAGGAGGAGTCGGTGCGGATACTATCCGATGAACAGGAGACAACCTCAAACGACCAGATGAATGTGGACAACTTCTCGCAGGCCTCCACGGTGGAGTTTGCTGATCTAAAGCAGCCAGAGTCCACACCAGTTACCGCTATGGGCGAAGATGTAGCCTCCAGTTTCAGCAGCACGGAATCGGACTCCCTCTCGGGCAGGAAACTAGACGGCGAAGAGGAGCTGGAGGCGGAGCTGGATCGAGAGCAAGAAGATGCCAGCCTAGCCACGGATGCCCTAGAAACACAGGAGCAGCGCCCCCAGCGACCACAAACCCTGAATTTGAATGGTTGTCAGCCTGAAAGTTCCACCCCATCTCAAGATGAAAACCCCGAAATTCAACAGGGAGATACGCAGCCTGCCGAGGTCAgcgaaggagcagcaggagcaaatGTAATATCCGGCGAGGATGACGAGGATAGTCCTATCTACGAAGCTGTGGGCTACAGCGATCCGCACGCTAATCTGGGCAAGGTGCCACCCATTTGGGTGCCGGATAACATGGCCGGGCAGTGCATGCAATGTCAGCAAAAGTTCACTATGATCAAAAGGCGTCACCACTGTCGCGCCTGCGGAAAGGTCTTGTGCTCTGTTTGCTGTTCGCAGCGATTCCGGTTGGAATTCGCCACCGAACCCGAGTCGAGGGTCTGTGTGCAATGTTATATGATTCTCTCTGAGCGGCAGGCTAATGGATCGAATTCTGTGACCGCCCCTGGTTCCGCGTTGCCGCCCACTCCCATGCGTTCGCCAAACCCAAACAATCCAATGGAATATTGTTCAACAATACCGCCACACCGCCAGGTGGCCTCCTCTCCGGGAGCTCCGCCACCCAGCGTTATTGTGCCCGTGGGTGTGTTGAAGAAAACCGATGGCAGCTCCCCCAACTCCTCCAGTTCGGATGGCCAAAAGGGCGTAAGAAAGCGGAAGAGCGTTATGTTCAGTGATGGCATTGCGCCCGGCAGCGAACTGGCCAGTACCATGGAGCAGCAGTGGGGCGAGTCCAAGCAGGCGCGAAGGGGACTATCCAGAAGCGGCTCGGGAGCTGGCCAGAAGCCACCAACGCCTGCGACGGAAGAGCCCCCTCGCAGTATTGACACTAGCTCTACATTGGGCCTAGTGGCACAGCTATTCCGCGGTTCCATTCCTCCAAGTGCAGCGGCTGCCACATTGTCGGCTACCGAGTCAAGCG CTGGTCGCTCCTCATCCCAGTCCCAGGCTCAGACCTCGCCGCGTCGGAAAGCGGAAGCGACGCGGAATCGCAAACTGCCGCCGAACGGAGACTCCCAAGGCTGCTATCTGCCCGCCGAGGAGAACGGCCTGCCCCCCATTTGTATAAGCAGCAAAGAGGGCGGTGATGTGGACTACAAAGTGGTGCGCAACGACGGATCCCTTCTTGATCGATTGCAAAACGAAACGCTCAAGTTCATTATAAAGAACAACTTCTTTGTGCTGGTCAAAATTGTTAACA TGAGCTGCTGTATGAATCGATGGGTGTTGAACTTCACGACATCCGGACTTCATCATATGGGCAGCGATGAGTTGATCATTCTGCTGGAGATAAAGCAACCCAAGCAAGAAGAATATGTGAAGGGGGATGTCGCCATTCCGAAAGATTTGTTTCAGCACCTGTACGAGATCTACGTGGAGGTGGAGCACGCCCGGTCCGGTACCCATGAGTTGGCTTTCACCAGTCCGCGAAACGCCAATTTTCTGGGTTCCCGGGAGCATGGTGGATTCATCTTCATCCGGCCAACGTACCAGTGCTTGCAGGGCGTTATTGTCCCAGACAATCCCTATCTGGTTGGCGTACTTATCCATAGACACGAGGTACCTTGGGCTAAGGTCCTACCTCTGCGGTTGATCCTTCGCTTGGGTGCCCAGTATCGGTACTATCCCTGTCCATTAATCTCGGTGCGCGGCAGGGAGTCGGTGTATGGAGAAATAGCTCAAACTATCATAAACTTTCTGGTGGATTTCCGCAACTACTCGTACTCTTTACCGGCCATCCGAGGATTATATATTCACATGGAGGACAGGCAGACGACGGTGATTATTCCAAAGTACCGCCAGCAGGAAGTAATTAAGGCAATCAATCATGCCAGTGATCATATACTGGCATTTGCTGGCAACTTCTCAAAAGTGGCCGATGGTCACTTGGTTTGCATGCAGAACATCAACGACGATCGATCCGAGATGTACTCCTACTCCACGCAGGCCATTAACATTCAGGGCCAACCCAGGAAAATCACTGGAGCCAGCTTCTTCGTCCTAAACGAAGCCCTCAAGAGCAGCAGTGGCTTGTCGGGAAAGTGCAGCATCGTGGAGGATGGTCTAATGGTGCAGATTATGCCAGCCAAAATGGAGGAAGTGCGTCAGGCGTTGCGCAACCAAAAAGACATCGACATCGTCTGCGGCCCCATTGACGCCACCGACGATCAGAGTGAGATTGTAAGCATTAAGTGGGTGGACAATAATCGTGACATCAATGTGGG GGTTAAGTCGCCCATTGATGACCAGCCCATGGATGGCATCTCGAACATGCGTGTGCTGAAGTGGGCCAGCTTCAACTTTTCCAATACCAACTATTCCATCCGCCTAAGTGATATCTACATTATAAAG TGCGAGGACTGGTATGCAACAAATGGTGGAAACTATGAGGACATAACTCGGATTGCGGAGCAACTGGCTCGCAGTGCGTCGATGGGTCTGCTGCCACTTCTTGATCTTTtagctgctgctggcattAATAAACTTGGCCTAAGAGTCACTCTCGACCAGGATAAC GTGGGCTATGAAGCCGGAGCCCGGGGCGCCAAACTACCGCCGCTGTACATGAACGCGCTGGATAACCATCTGATAGCCACGCTGCATGGCGAGTCCTCTGGCATTCAAGATCCAATTATTCTCGAGCTGATCTTCTACATACTGAACGCTTGA